Within Methanoculleus horonobensis, the genomic segment CCACTTCGACGACGCCCTCTCCCGCGTGAGAGGCACGCTCGATATCGACCGGCTTGAGGAGAACGAACGCCACTCCTGGCAGATCCTCTACAACCAGGAGCAGCGGTCGGCACTCGAAGAGGCCGTCTCGACGATCAACCGTGCCGGGATGCGGGAGACCGGAAAGGTCGAGCACGAAGTCAAAGATCTCACGCAGGCCCTCAAAGATGCGGTCTACCGGAGAAAGAAAGACTTCGGCGAGATCAAGCGGCTCACAAAGGAGTTGAAGGCAAAATTAGAACGTCCGCTGCCCCAGACGGGCATGGCGTTCTGACGGGAGCGCCCCCTGCCCGTGAGGCGCTCCCTCCCGGGGACATTCGACCCCATCACCAACAGGGATAGACAGAACGTGATGCACATGAGTGACAGTCCAGCAGATATCTTCGAGCAACTCAACGAACTGATGAAACGCCTCATGGAGCAGGGGCTCAAAGAGCAGGGAGATCAGAACAGGCCGTTTGCCTACGGATTCAAGATCGTTCTTCACGATGCCGGAAAACCTGAGATTCCGGCAACGGACGCGGCCCCCGTAGCAGAGCCGAAAGAACCCTCTTCCGAGGGGACCATCGAGCCGATAGCAGAGATGTACACGACCGATGACGACGTGACGGTGGCGATCGATCTCCCGGGTGCCGAGAAGGAGAGTATTCACCTGTCACTCATCAACGGGACGCTGACGATCATTGCCGGCGGCAATCAGCTGACTTCGGTGGAGGTGCCGACCGTGGACGCCGAATCCATGCAGTCGAACTACAAACACGGCGTCCTGGAAGTCAAATTCTCCCGGGGCAAGTCGATCCGGATAGACTGAGTCATCAGGGCGCCTGCCGGCCCGGCTCCCCGGCAGCGCCGCGATACTTTTCGCCGAGAGCGGCATTCGTCCGTGAAGGAGCCGGCTGAGTGCTCTTCACGACCCGTACTCATCATACTCAACGTCATCCCGGCAGTACCTCCCCGAGAAGACGCGCGAGCACCATCGGGGCTACCATGACCGATTTCCGGAAATGCGACTCAGGATTAGGCTCCGATCCCCATAATAACCACCAAAAAGGAGACAACACGTAAAAGGAAGCCCAATAGCATCGCCAAACCCATCGGGAGCATCGTCCGCGAAGGATCATCGGGAAGGACGAACCCGGAGACAGATTGCCGCAGCCAACCTTTTTTCAAGGCAACAACACCTACATATACAGTAATACCTATCTACTAGTCGTAAGGGCTACGCCCGTCCAGGTAGTGGTGATTATATGGTTAAGATCACCGTGTCCGTAATTAAAGCAGATATAGGCAGTTTCCCGGGGCACTCCCGAACCCACCCGAAGATCCTCGAGGTGGCCGCCCGGAGACTCAAGGAAGCAGAAGGAAGCATCCTCATCGACTCGTACGTCACCCACTGCGGTGACGATCTCGAGTTGATCATGACGCACACCAAAGGGGAGGACAACGAGGAGATCCACAAGCTGGCGTGGGACATCTTCATGGAGTGCGCCGGACTCGCCAAGGAGATGAAACTCTACGGCGCCGGTCAGGATCTGCTCGGAGATGCGTTCAGCGGCAACGTCAAGGGAATGGGGCCCGGTGTCGCCGAGATGGAGTTCGAAGAGCGCGGCTCCGACCCGATTCTGATCTTCATGGCCGATAAGACCGAACCGGGAGCGTGGAACTACTTCCTCTACAAGATCTTCGCCGACCCCTTCAGCACGTCCGGCCTCGTCATCGACCCCTCGCTGCACGATGGGTTCACCTTCGAGGTTCATGACGTCATAAAGAAGCGCAAGATCCTCTTCAACACACCCGAAGAGTCCTACAGCCTCCTCGCCTATATCGGAGCGCCGAGCCGCTACGTCATCAAGTACGTCTGGAAGAGAAACGGCCTGATAGGGGCGTCCACCAGCACCCAGCGGCTGAACCTGATGGCCGGGCGGTACGTCGGCAAAGACGACCCGGTCATGATCATCAGGGCGCAGAGCGGGTTCCCCGCGGTGGGCGAGGTCATCGACCCCTTCAGGACGCCCATCCTCGTGGCCGGCTGGATGCGGGGCTCGCACCACGGCCCGTTCATGCCTGTCGGCGTCTGCGACGCAAACTGCACCCAGTTCGACGGACCGCCCCGGGTCATCTGCCTCGGGTTCCAGGTCTGCAACGGGAAACTGATCGGGCCTGCCGACATGTTCGACGACCCGGCGTACAACCGCGTCCGCGACCAGTGCTGCGAGCTCTCCAGCATGCTCCGGGCTCACGGGCCGTTCGAACCGCACCGCCTCTCGCTCGAGGAGATGGAGTACACCACCCTCCCGGGCGTCGAGAAGCAGTTCAAGGATCGCTGGGAAGACCTTCCCGAGTAACTTTTTTTAATCGCCCGCGGCGTTTTATCAGATCCCGTAATGCTTCTTTGTTCGTGGATCTCTTGCTGTACCCCACGGTGTCTTCCGGAACCAAGCGTCCACCGGTCGCAACGGTACCTCCTACCGCCCGCCTCAGGCAACCCCCGAACGCAGCGGCACCTGCCGGTGCCGCGCCTCCTACCGCCCGCCTCAGACACCCCCCGATCGCAGCGGCACCTGACGGTGCCGCGCCTCCTACCGCCCGCCTCAGGCAACCCCCGATCGCAGCGGCACCTGCCGGTGCCGCGCCTCCTACCGCCCGCCTCAGACACCCCCCGATCGCAGCGGCACCTGAACGGTGCCGCGCCTCCTACCGCCCGCCTCAGGCAACCCCCGATCGCAGCGGCACCTGCCGGTGCCGCGCCTCCTACCGCCCGCCTCAGGCAACCCCCGAACGCAGCGGCACCTGCCGGTGCCGCGCCTCCTACCGCCCGCCTCAGGCGGGCGCTAGTCGGCCATAGGAAAACTTAATGCATGAACGTAACCATATTAGAACAGATGGTTAACGGTATCGTACTCCCCGTAAAGAAGGTTTTTTCGCTCGTAGACTCTAAAATCACCGTTGAAATCAAGGACGACGGCAGGAAACTCCAGGGACGGCTCGTGGCGGTGGATGAACACCTGAACCTGCACATGGACGAGACCACGGAGTATATCGAGGAACAGCGCGGTCGCACCCTCGGGACCGTCGTCATCCGCGGCAATAATATCCTGACCATTGCACCCCTGCTCTGATAGCCATGTCCGACCAGGAGGAAGAAGCACTCAAGGTTATCCAGTCCCATCGCCAGGGAGTTCTCCAGAGCGAGCTCTGGAAACATCTCGATATCGACAGCAGGAAGTGCTCGAGGATCGTGAAGCGGCTGCTTGATGCCGGGCTGATCGAACGCATCGAGTTCCGCAGCGACGGCATTAAAACGTATCTATTGCGGGCAAAGAAGCGCGCGATCGACCCCTGCATCATCCTTGCGGGAGGAGAGGTTCTCCCGTGCATCGGCTGCGATCAGGAGTGCACCCCGGAAGAGTGCGCGCTCCTTCTCGACTGGATGTACCAGCTTGCTCTTGAAGAGTATCAGGAGTAAGGCATCTCTTTTTTACCGGTTTTCGCGTAAGAGTATCACCGTTATCACCGGCGTCGTCATGCCCTGGCGACGATCACCGTGGTGTTATCGGTGCTTGCTGCGTCCCTGGCGGCATCGAGCAATCTCCGGCATGCCGTGTCGGGCGCGTTTTCGAGCACGATCTTCTGGATAGCGCTCTCCGGGACGTAATCGTGCAGCCCGTCCGAACTGACCAGGAGAACCCCGCCGGCGAGTTCCGCGATATCGAGGTCGACTCGCACCCGGGCCGAGAGGCCGAGCGCCTGGGTCAGGACGTTCTTTCG encodes:
- a CDS encoding Hsp20/alpha crystallin family protein encodes the protein MSDSPADIFEQLNELMKRLMEQGLKEQGDQNRPFAYGFKIVLHDAGKPEIPATDAAPVAEPKEPSSEGTIEPIAEMYTTDDDVTVAIDLPGAEKESIHLSLINGTLTIIAGGNQLTSVEVPTVDAESMQSNYKHGVLEVKFSRGKSIRID
- the fbp gene encoding fructose-1,6-bisphosphate aldolase/phosphatase yields the protein MVKITVSVIKADIGSFPGHSRTHPKILEVAARRLKEAEGSILIDSYVTHCGDDLELIMTHTKGEDNEEIHKLAWDIFMECAGLAKEMKLYGAGQDLLGDAFSGNVKGMGPGVAEMEFEERGSDPILIFMADKTEPGAWNYFLYKIFADPFSTSGLVIDPSLHDGFTFEVHDVIKKRKILFNTPEESYSLLAYIGAPSRYVIKYVWKRNGLIGASTSTQRLNLMAGRYVGKDDPVMIIRAQSGFPAVGEVIDPFRTPILVAGWMRGSHHGPFMPVGVCDANCTQFDGPPRVICLGFQVCNGKLIGPADMFDDPAYNRVRDQCCELSSMLRAHGPFEPHRLSLEEMEYTTLPGVEKQFKDRWEDLPE
- a CDS encoding LSM domain-containing protein → MVNGIVLPVKKVFSLVDSKITVEIKDDGRKLQGRLVAVDEHLNLHMDETTEYIEEQRGRTLGTVVIRGNNILTIAPLL
- a CDS encoding helix-turn-helix transcriptional regulator, with the protein product MSDQEEEALKVIQSHRQGVLQSELWKHLDIDSRKCSRIVKRLLDAGLIERIEFRSDGIKTYLLRAKKRAIDPCIILAGGEVLPCIGCDQECTPEECALLLDWMYQLALEEYQE